The Candidatus Hydrogenedentota bacterium DNA window CAGGCGCGTCCGGTCAATGGGGAGCAGCAAGTGCCCAACACGGAGCTCATGACCTATAAAGTGGTAGCCCTTACGCGCCTTGTATGCCCGGAAGCGAACATACCCAGCACTACCGCCCTCGCAACGCTCAACCTGGCGCAAGGCCGGGAACTGGGGCTGTTGCGCGGCGCAAATGTGATCATGCCCAACCTGACGCCCGTGCAATACCGCGCGCTCTACGAGATTTATCCCGCGAAGGCGTGTATACAAGAGTCGGCAGGCGATTGTCATGCCTGCGTGTTGCAGCGCATACGCACAATTCACCGGCTCCCGGGCAAGGGGCCGGGCGGCAGGCAACGTCAATCACAGCTGAATGGGTGCACCGCCCCTGAATGATGCAGGTCTGATATACCAGGGGCAGCGCCTCGACCTATCAGAAGTAGGGGAAGAAATACCACACCCAATCGCCAAATACAGCGGACATCATCATCATAAACATGACGAAAAAGAAATACAGTACAAATTCTTCCATGCTTTTGCCCTTTCCGGTTATGTAAACATGCTCCATTATTTGCGGCCGATATTCTACGTATCGACTCTACAATCATAATACTAAATGAAACACATAACCGACAAATTTATTTCCCTCTTTCTATTGCTGTCACGCACCAATCTAACACACGCTAACGCACGCGTGCGCAAGAATGTTGACTTTAACGCACGCGTGCGTTAAGCCGTGCGTTAAACCTTGTTAACTCCCTTATTTCGCGTGTGTTAGTCTTGTATTTAACGCACGCGCGCGTGCGTTAAACCGTGCGTTAGACCGCTGTTGGTGTCGGTTTTAAATGGGCGAGATGGATGGGATAAACAAGATGACGTGAATTTCATGACGGCTTCCGATGTAGGGGCGAGATTTATCGCGCCCGGGGCTTGTCGCAGGGTTCAAGGCTTTCATTCTACAAGCCGCTTTGATGCGCGGTCTATCGCCTGACAAAAAAAAACCTCGCTCCGACTTTTATTTGGGTGGAGCGAGGCTTGTTTTTACAGGGTATATACTAGAGATTAGCGGCTACGGCTTTGGCGAATTCGCTGCATTTTAATTCGGTTGCCCCCTGCATGAGTCTTGCGAAGTCGTAGGTGACTTTCTTTTCGTTGAAGGTGCGCGTCAGTGCAGCGATGATCGCATCGGCTACTTCCTGCCAGCCCATGTATTCGAACATCATGACGCCGGATAAGACAACGCTGCTCGGGTTGACTTTATCGAGGTTGGCGTATTTGGGAGCGGTGCCGTGGGTGGCTTCAAAGATGGCGTGGCCGGTGACATAGTTGATGTTTGC harbors:
- a CDS encoding [FeFe] hydrogenase H-cluster radical SAM maturase HydE — encoded protein: SNRALYDEIHPPTNRQELRDRLAMLRRLKQLGYAAGSGVMVGIPGQDYTGLAKDIALFRELDLDMIGVGPFIAHPDTPLGQQARPVNGEQQVPNTELMTYKVVALTRLVCPEANIPSTTALATLNLAQGRELGLLRGANVIMPNLTPVQYRALYEIYPAKACIQESAGDCHACVLQRIRTIHRLPGKGPGGRQRQSQLNGCTAPE